Proteins encoded within one genomic window of Halocatena marina:
- the dnaG gene encoding DNA primase DnaG: MYDTAKYLIHANITAEGVVERSDVVGAIFGQTEGLLGDELDLRDLQDSSKVGRIDVDINSEHGQSFGTVTIASGLDQVETAILAASLETIERVGPCRSRVEIDRIEDVRAAKRRTIVDRAKTLLGEAFDGGILTSEELVEEVRRSIRVDDITEYQGLPAGPRVADSDAIIVVEGRADVLTLLQYGVKNAIGVEGTNIPEPIIELTDGRTVTAFFDGDRGGDLILKELAQVADVDYVAITPTDQNVEDLSRGGVMKALREKIPYELVAEANTPREAMAATDGSTRPAPPAAAPPQLDHESDETANTEPDEKRTETLGPEPDTDDEGTDEADTGLETSEITDTEIDRKTESNSDSNSSSTSASDTSPAVAPETLHGHVRQVIIDDTGAVRLLDEMFVTLDDAPAVEAFDRIKAIDTVPTSVVLDDELSQRVLDIAAQRGVDQIIAKSMGDFVKQPATVRIRTAEQLIPSEA, encoded by the coding sequence ATGTACGATACTGCGAAATATCTCATACACGCCAATATCACTGCAGAGGGGGTGGTCGAGCGTAGTGACGTCGTCGGGGCCATCTTCGGTCAGACAGAAGGCTTACTCGGGGACGAACTCGACCTCCGCGACCTGCAGGACTCATCGAAGGTCGGTCGTATCGATGTCGACATCAATTCAGAGCACGGTCAGTCGTTCGGAACGGTCACCATTGCAAGCGGCTTAGATCAGGTCGAAACCGCGATTCTTGCTGCTTCACTCGAAACAATCGAGCGCGTTGGACCGTGCCGGTCGAGAGTCGAAATAGACCGTATTGAGGACGTCCGAGCCGCAAAACGCCGGACAATCGTCGACCGAGCGAAAACGCTACTTGGAGAAGCGTTTGACGGAGGGATACTCACGAGCGAAGAACTCGTCGAGGAGGTTCGTCGCTCGATCCGCGTCGATGACATCACCGAGTATCAGGGCCTGCCAGCGGGTCCTCGCGTCGCGGATTCGGACGCTATCATCGTCGTTGAGGGACGTGCGGACGTGCTCACACTCCTCCAGTACGGCGTGAAGAACGCCATTGGCGTCGAAGGCACAAACATCCCCGAACCGATCATTGAACTCACAGACGGACGCACAGTCACCGCGTTCTTCGACGGCGACCGTGGTGGTGATCTCATCCTCAAAGAACTCGCGCAGGTAGCGGATGTCGATTACGTCGCCATCACTCCGACCGACCAGAACGTCGAAGATCTCTCCCGCGGTGGCGTTATGAAAGCACTCAGGGAGAAAATCCCGTACGAACTGGTTGCCGAGGCAAATACACCGCGCGAAGCAATGGCGGCAACTGACGGAAGTACTCGCCCTGCACCACCAGCAGCTGCACCACCACAACTCGATCACGAATCCGACGAAACAGCGAACACAGAACCAGACGAAAAACGAACAGAAACACTCGGACCAGAACCCGACACAGACGACGAAGGAACCGACGAGGCGGATACCGGACTGGAAACAAGCGAGATAACAGACACTGAGATCGATAGAAAAACAGAGTCCAACTCCGACTCCAACTCCAGTTCTACCTCTGCCTCTGATACATCTCCTGCGGTAGCGCCAGAGACGCTTCATGGTCACGTCCGGCAGGTCATCATTGACGACACTGGAGCGGTCCGCCTGCTCGATGAGATGTTTGTTACGCTTGATGATGCTCCCGCTGTAGAGGCGTTCGATCGGATCAAAGCAATTGATACCGTTCCCACGTCGGTCGTCCTTGACGATGAACTGAGCCAGCGCGTTCTCGATATCGCTGCCCAGCGTGGGGTGGATCAGATTATCGCAAAAAGTATGGGCGATTTTGTGAAGCAGCCAGCAACTGTCCGCATCCGAACCGCAGAACAGCTCATTCCGTCGGAAGCATAA